Within the Gadus chalcogrammus isolate NIFS_2021 chromosome 20, NIFS_Gcha_1.0, whole genome shotgun sequence genome, the region TGATAAcatacatttacgtttagggcatttagcagacactttcaaccaaagcgacttacaataagtgcatttgtcagaatAAAGTTTAACTatttatcgctgtcggtacagtaaagatgttcatagaaacaagtgccaagcactaacaatctctaggttaaccccttccctgtacacaacaatgatagctaggataagacgctacacaatgctaagcacTATTTTTAAGAAAAGGACACaagacatacaataagtgcgtacattaagtgcaaggacgcacaacatacaattaatattcatacatacattcacatatttatttattcctcgGAACAACACAAGGTGTGTAGTTCCTCTCTCCAGTTAGGGAGAGGGGATGTCCTACCCTTGATGACGATGTTCACTGGGATCCCGTAGGGAGCGTCTCCCACAGTTCTGCCCTCGTGGAACGGGCTGGGCTGGCCCAGTGCCAGCCTCTTGGTCATGAACtgtgaggtggtgggggtgggggggggtacataTATGGGGGCTTTGAGAAGAGCTACACAAGGAATGTCTGAGGAGCTGCCTTTGTTTTTGTAATGACGTGAAATAAATCAACGAGATGAAGAATACCTCACTGAGGATCCGGTCAAAGCTGTACAGCTTCACTGTTTTGGTGCTGTGAGAAACAGCCAGTGTGCCTTGCGTCAGCACAACATCAGTAACGGTGTCCCCAAACACCTAAAGAGATGAAGTCACTGAGTCAAGGGCATTTACTGTTTATTATTGTAATTATAAGCTCACCGGGTTTCACAGGCCTGCATTCAAATGACATTCTGCCTAGAGActtagctgacgcttttattcaCAGTGACAAACAGGTGAGGTAATCAGTATTGACGCAAATGTAACAAAGCTGACCAACCTACAGAGTAGCTTTAGGATTAAGAAAACAAGGTATTAGCTAGTTCATCTTTAGGTTATTATTAGTTTAGGAGTCAGAACACAAGGTTAGCAGCTAGTTAATCTTTAGGTTATTAATACAGAACACAAGGTTGGTAGCATGTTCATCTTTAGGTTCTTTTTACATCTCATTATTAGAGGTAGAAGTGCATTGTAGGAGAAGGATACATTCTAAATTAAAAACAAGTTATTTTGAGTTAGAAATACATAAGTGAGTCAATTTAATAAAAATGGTCAACACCCCTCAGATCTAGAAGAGGCAAGGACCGAAAGGGTAAAACAAGCTAGCATACCGTTTTATTGATCTCCAACATTCCTACAATTTCCAGGGGGAACACATTAAAGATTGCCAGGTGCATCACAGTATTCTGAGTTATGCCTGCCTGTAACATTCAGAGGGAGAAACaactacatttattttatgttcaaaatgacaatgttaaataaaaaatttatgcaatggcggccatgttggagcaTGCAACATAGTTTCCACATCTATATTATGTATTCATTCAGTTACGATTATTCATTTTCCTTGTACCTGTCGTGCAAAAGGTGCCAATTTGTTTTGGATAGACTTGACATAAAATCTGTCTTGATATTCATCCCACTGAAGGTAcctggaaaacaaacaaaaaaacatgacgTTTGACACATATTGTATCGTAAtagataaaaaagaaaaaggggcgTGAAAATGTAATAATTTACTTGAACTTGGGGTTGGGAGAGAGGTATACTCCCTGGAGTGTCTCTCCAGTTTCAGCTGATAAGCGGTAGAGCCAGTTATTGGCAGTTAGGGTCAGTAGGCATGGTTTCTGGTCAGAAGGAGCGGACAATGATTTCTCCTGTTGGGGAAGGGCATGCAAGGTAAAGGTCATAGTGCAAACAGCAAAGCATTTCAGAATAGGTGCTGTAATAAAGACAAGTGTTGGAGGTTCACTTACAAGTGGGCTTGAGCATTGTAAGGCATCCTCTATTTTCTCAGATTTGCTCCGTTGAGGCAACTTGTACAAGAGCTGAGGATGTGTATCAATGCtgaaaacatacatttaaacTATTGGGTTTGGTGTAGGGATATGGTGTTATTTCAATCATCATCTCAAATATAAAATAGCAACggtgcaaaaacaaaacataccaACTGTAGCAACTCTGGTAGTTTTCAAAATAGATTTTTCCACCGTCACAGGCAATCGTGGATTTTGAAGTCTTGCTCCAGACTTTAATGAAGTTCCTGTCTTCCTATTATTCATACAAACCAAAACGGTAAGGGTTCTTGTTTTCATATAAACTTCAAATCATCAGATAATGAAAACCCGTGTTCATGAAAGACAATGTACTGGCATTCACCTGCAGGACGATGGCCCTTAACATCCTCATATTTGCCCTCAGGATGTTTCCATAATCGGGAAATCCTCTCGACCTCCTTGCCAGCATGCAAGTGGTGTTGGTTTGTCTCTTTCTACGTGGACAGGTCATCGCTAGGTGGCGCTGTGCGTGTAACTAGCTCACAACACACTCAAGGGATGAACAAAGTCGATAATCGTTACAATAGGCATGCCTAGTTAACCTTTATTCGACGGATTGAGATTTGAAGTTTGCTATGATAAATGTACTCCTTTGTTTGAGGATCGTAGCTCAATAATAACAACTGATTGCAACTAAGATCACACAATTGGTAACCTCTGGAGCTAATGTTAAGCTACAAGATTCGGAACATGTGTGAAGTTTACGGCACCAAACATCCATATCAAAACAAAAGGATATCCTTACTTcttagtttcaaaataaaagctgttGGACGTTCGATTTTGTTTATGAGGATATTCGTTTTATTGTGATTGACTTTAATTGTACAGCATAAAAATACCTTGTGAATTTCTTACATTTTCTGTAGTTTTAGTAAATTAATGGGTGCAGTGTTTCCTTCTGAACTGAGAAGTAATTTACTTTGAAGGCGCACAGTAAACATCCGGTCTTATTTCATTTTTCTCGAAGAAGCTTGACGCAAATGTGGAACTAGGGTTTAAAAACGACGGTTTTCCAAGTAAGCAATCTCCCTGTTTAATTGAAGTTAAAATACGTGAATGAGGCAACGATGTCCATAGGATGACCGATTGAACCATTCATACTTGCTCTCTAAAGTGTTGTCATTTCATCACTATTGCATATTGTTGGCTTTTTaacttactgtgtgtgtgtgtgtgtgtgtgtgtgtgtgtgtgtgtgtgtgtgtgtgtgtgtgtgtgtgtgtgtgtgtgtgtgtgtgtgtgtgtgtgtgtgtgttacctttcCAAAGCTTGGCAGgaaacatgcatacatataagAGCTTATATCTTTGCTCTGTGGCTAAATATGTGTGCAAGTTCTGCATACGTTTGCAGAGCACAGCAAGAGGACCCTCGGCTCCACTGGGAGGCAGACTACTGACCAACCCTGAGGACATATTCCAACACAACATGTGGTCAGTGGAAGGAGTGGAGTCCATTATACTTGCAGAAATATTATGCGTATAAGTAATTGTGGTGTCCCAtgtaataataagaagaaacaTTTGTCATGTCAGAAATGTATGTATTGTGTTTAATGTACATTTATAACTGATCATGTATTTGATGTCCATGTTTCAACAGCCTAAAATATATAGCAATAGAATGTTCATTGCTCGCCGCAACCCATGTGTTTCAGGGATCACGTCCAgtggacggaggaggagaaggaaagggCACGGGAGAAAGCAGAGGACAACTCCAGCGTACACATTCCCTTAGCAGAACAAGGCATGTCAATGTTATTTTTATcatacctttttttatttatttaggcaATGGGGTTAAGCACCTCTTTTGCAAGAGAACGCTGATAGCAGCACAATGGAAAACATCCCCTGGCATTGTTACCGGATTACACAGTGACAAGTGGGTAAGTTGGAATACAAGTttgttctgtctctccctcgtgCAGGTAAGTTCGACACGGAAGCTTCTGGATACTGGGACCGCTTTTATGAGACTCACCGCAACAAGTTCTTCAAAGATCGCCGGTGGTTGTTCCAAGAGTTTCCAGAACTGCTCCCTTTGAGGCTCAGAAGCCCTTTTGGCAGACGTGAGCCAAGCTGGGAACTCGAGCTCTGGCAGAACCTCTGAGACCTGCCAGGATCACAGCTCAGATCCCCCACCACTGCACAGAGATGCAGACAGTCCTGTGTGCCCAACCTCTGTGGATGCTCAGGCTGCACACGGTGAAGAGACGTTAGTGACTTCCTTTCCTGGACAACATGCAGATTTCAGGATATTGGAGGTTTAAACGGATTATTGCTATAATTATAGTATTTTTAAAATTATAACAAACGTGTTCACTTGATTGACGATATGATCAATGAACTGTGCTGTTCTCTCTTTACAGGTTGGATGTGGAGTCGGTAACAGTGTGTTTCCCATTGTAAAATCCATTAAGTAAGTATATTTGAGGTCTCCTTTTCATAACCCACTGTAGTTTTATTATATGCTACAAATGCTTGTTTCACGACCAATGCCTCTAAACTCTTTCCATTGGTCAGTTGGACAGCCCTAACAGATTAATCTTACAATAGCTTGTAAGATGCAAGGTTTGGCCTGCAACCAAACCAAATTAATAGAAAGTAGAACAAATATTTCGTAGGAGTTACGTTTTCAACCAGCTAATTCATCTGTTTGTTGAATTAGCTGGTATATAACATAcatatgtttttattcacaGATTATCTTATGATGCAAGGTGCCGTAGGATTTGATGGACTATCATCAACATTTGTTGATACTAATAAATGATGTTGTTTTCTATGTGGGTGTTGAATCAGGGTTGGCTTCTGCTTCTATTTGCAGGGAAACGGGTGCGTTCGTATACTGTTGTGACTTTTCTCCTCATGCTATTCAGCTGGTGAAGGTAAGACATTGTCAAGGCATCCCCAAATCCTGCAAAATCCACGCAAAATAAATTGTCATTGCCATAAAACATTGTCTTTAACCCATTCTGCATTTCATTGCTAACAGAGTATATATATTTGAACATAAACTAAAATGTAAACCCACCAGATCAATTGATGGGAAAATTCCAATGATCATACATACAG harbors:
- the mettl8 gene encoding LOW QUALITY PROTEIN: mRNA N(3)-methylcytidine methyltransferase METTL8 (The sequence of the model RefSeq protein was modified relative to this genomic sequence to represent the inferred CDS: deleted 1 base in 1 codon), which translates into the protein MHTYKSLYLCSVAKYVCKFCIRLQSTARGPSAPLGGRLLTNPEDIFQHNMWDHVQWTEEEKERAREKAEDNSSVHIPLAEQGKFDTEASGYWDRFYETHRNKFFKDRRWLFQEFPELLPLGSEALLADVSQAGNSSSGRTSETCQDHSSDPPPLHRDADSPVCPTSVDAQAAHGEETLVTSFPGQHADFRILEVGCGVGNSVFPIVKSIKETGAFVYCCDFSPHAIQLVKEHPDYDQSVCHAFVHDLCEEGASFPVPLQSLDVVMAVFVLSSIHPARLQAVVNRLTTYLKPGGVFLFRDYGRYDLSQLRFKKGQCLADHFYTRGDGTCVYFFTRDEVRSLFTNAGLEERQNLEDRRLQVNRGKKVVMHRVWMQSKYQKTH
- the dcaf17 gene encoding DDB1- and CUL4-associated factor 17 encodes the protein MTCPRRKRQTNTTCMLARRSRGFPDYGNILRANMRMLRAIVLQEDRNFIKVWSKTSKSTIACDGGKIYFENYQSCYSCIDTHPQLLYKLPQRSKSEKIEDALQCSSPLEKSLSAPSDQKPCLLTLTANNWLYRLSAETGETLQGVYLSPNPKFKYLQWDEYQDRFYVKSIQNKLAPFARQAGITQNTVMHLAIFNVFPLEIVGMLEINKTVFGDTVTDVVLTQGTLAVSHSTKTVKLYSFDRILSEFMTKRLALGQPSPFHEGRTVGDAPYGIPVNIVIKDCPPVLFEVSCSDHNVQIGGHPWHYIYTPPHKKHRGTYHICSLAEGILAKNGIQDMDCCSLETDLIYLHPDESGRIIHVGPNTVKMLRCVSGLKSDSPSEVVEDFSITTCRSNVAPRVTVTSSGRTVKRISQQLDDDPDQETFRTVEYEDEVDLLALVVTDGEEGEGRACVKLHDNSSGALLKTIPLEQAWDVTYRNEMCFDKETIVHIEERNNGFHCHVYKLQTVAK